Proteins co-encoded in one Actinomadura luteofluorescens genomic window:
- a CDS encoding DHA2 family efflux MFS transporter permease subunit: protein MTATAEAPPRDRTAPDPMAVVLVLVLGSIMITLDTTVVNVAIDRLSQEFRAPLGTIQWVATGYSLALGAVIPSSAWAVGRFGARRLYLGAIATFGAGSLLAGLAWNIESLIAFRIVQGFSGGLVMPVGMTILLRSAGPERLGRLMSTLGLAILVGPLAGPVLGGWLIDEVSWRWMFFVNLPVAAAVVALASRLFPRDVPAEAKPLDVPGLLMLSPGIAAVLYGVTTGGDRGAFGSPGVVVPMAAGAVLIAAFAVRALTARHPLIDLRGFRDRTFAAATGTLALFSFGYFGSMLLLPLYLQVVRGESATMAGVLGIPFALGSGTVMQVAGRIADRVPPGRLVPVSVATAFAGFALFTVQLDADAPYWGLCATMLLMGAGGGATMMPAMTAATRGLPHDRAPAASATVNLVNTMSGAIGMATASVVLSSLMSGLAPDGRGGALQAVHGLDPDARRAVAGPLAEAFQHTYLFAVGMIALALVPALLLPRRPVR from the coding sequence GTGACCGCGACGGCCGAGGCCCCGCCGCGGGACCGGACGGCGCCGGACCCGATGGCGGTCGTGCTCGTGCTCGTCCTCGGCTCCATCATGATCACGCTGGACACCACGGTCGTGAACGTCGCGATCGACCGGCTGTCGCAGGAGTTCCGCGCCCCGCTCGGCACGATCCAGTGGGTGGCGACCGGGTACTCGCTGGCGCTCGGCGCGGTGATCCCGTCCAGCGCGTGGGCGGTCGGCCGGTTCGGCGCCCGCCGGCTGTACCTGGGCGCGATCGCGACGTTCGGGGCCGGGTCGCTGCTCGCCGGGCTGGCGTGGAACATCGAGTCGCTGATCGCGTTCCGGATCGTGCAGGGGTTCAGCGGCGGGCTGGTGATGCCGGTCGGCATGACGATCCTGCTGCGCTCCGCCGGGCCCGAGCGGCTCGGCCGGCTGATGAGCACCCTCGGGCTGGCGATCCTCGTCGGGCCGCTCGCCGGGCCCGTCCTCGGCGGCTGGCTGATCGACGAGGTGTCGTGGCGGTGGATGTTCTTCGTGAACCTGCCCGTCGCGGCGGCCGTGGTGGCGCTGGCCTCGCGGCTGTTCCCGCGCGACGTCCCGGCGGAGGCGAAGCCGCTGGACGTCCCCGGCCTGCTGATGCTCTCACCCGGCATCGCCGCCGTGCTGTACGGCGTGACGACGGGCGGCGACCGCGGCGCGTTCGGCTCGCCGGGCGTCGTGGTGCCGATGGCCGCGGGCGCGGTGCTGATCGCCGCGTTCGCCGTCCGGGCCCTGACGGCCCGGCATCCGCTGATCGACCTGCGCGGCTTCCGGGACCGGACGTTCGCCGCGGCGACCGGCACGCTGGCCCTGTTCTCGTTCGGCTACTTCGGCTCGATGCTGCTGCTCCCGCTGTACCTGCAGGTCGTGCGCGGCGAGAGCGCGACGATGGCGGGCGTGCTCGGCATCCCGTTCGCGCTCGGCTCCGGGACGGTGATGCAGGTCGCGGGCCGGATCGCCGACCGGGTGCCGCCCGGGCGGCTCGTCCCGGTGTCGGTCGCGACGGCCTTCGCCGGGTTCGCGCTGTTCACCGTCCAGCTCGACGCGGACGCGCCCTACTGGGGGCTGTGCGCGACGATGCTGCTGATGGGGGCGGGCGGCGGCGCGACGATGATGCCCGCGATGACGGCGGCGACCCGCGGCCTGCCGCACGACCGGGCCCCGGCGGCGAGCGCGACGGTCAACCTGGTCAACACCATGTCGGGCGCGATCGGGATGGCGACGGCGTCGGTCGTGCTGTCGTCGCTGATGAGCGGCCTGGCGCCGGACGGGCGGGGCGGCGCGCTCCAGGCCGTCCACGGGCTGGACCCGGACGCGCGCCGGGCCGTCGCGGGACCGCTCGCGGAGGCGTTCCAGCACACCTACCTGTTCGCGGTCGGCATGATCGCCCTGGCGCTGGTTCCGGCACTGCTGCTGCCGCGCCGCCCCGTCCGCTGA
- a CDS encoding carboxymuconolactone decarboxylase family protein: protein MPLDEHLTRTRLDRDAAYRLLDVLQDEAAQNAALPGLDDLAPGFPDWIVTSLFGGTYQRDGLSLRDRQLLNLAALTAMGGVDPQLTGHVRTCLRLGMAREEIVEALVHLAPYVGVPKALAGLRVAAAAL, encoded by the coding sequence ATGCCGCTCGACGAGCACCTCACCCGCACCCGCCTCGACCGGGACGCGGCCTACCGGCTGCTGGACGTCCTCCAGGACGAGGCCGCCCAGAACGCCGCCCTCCCCGGCCTCGACGACCTCGCGCCGGGCTTCCCCGACTGGATCGTCACGAGCCTGTTCGGCGGCACCTACCAGCGCGACGGCCTGTCCCTGCGCGACCGGCAGCTGCTCAACCTCGCCGCCCTCACCGCGATGGGCGGCGTGGACCCGCAGCTCACCGGGCACGTGCGGACCTGCCTGCGGCTGGGCATGGCCCGCGAGGAGATCGTGGAGGCGCTCGTCCACCTCGCGCCGTACGTCGGCGTCCCGAAGGCCCTCGCCGGCCTGCGCGTGGCGGCGGCGGCGCTGTGA
- a CDS encoding serine/threonine-protein kinase codes for MADDLGQVLLDRYRLTEPLGQGGMGTVWRAHDTRLGREVAVKQLRLPPDLDAEQRASWTARLDREARAAARLRHPGIVTVHDLVVSEDGQPWIVMELVPGLSLADLLAREGTLAPDRAAALGLQILDALVAAHQAGIVHRDLKPANVLLEGERALLTDFGIAAVEGETALTRSGALLGTPAFMAPEQVRGQPATAATDLWALGATLYSAVEGRPPFAGAATGAVLVAIATEAPSPMRNAGPLQPVVEGLLHKDPAGRPDAAALRAALSRVASTRPGPAAEAPPTRPLPPHGPAASPPAPPSPAPGRPKRAVLIAVALLAVLVVAGTGLAFAMRRDSAYEANRKDAAAIGAPTGFTLKKEQKVDAGRVRRTYSGCPRFCGGSASDLGPTVQVVARWLTRVRSVSSVGQPVAQANGSVWTMAVATDTAPKISNVRVLAVGDPRRDVLLQLEVG; via the coding sequence GTGGCTGATGATCTCGGGCAGGTGTTGCTGGACCGGTACCGGCTGACCGAACCGCTGGGACAGGGCGGCATGGGCACGGTCTGGCGCGCCCATGACACGCGGCTCGGCCGGGAGGTGGCCGTCAAGCAGCTGCGGCTGCCCCCCGATCTCGACGCCGAGCAGCGGGCGTCCTGGACGGCGCGGCTGGACCGCGAGGCGCGCGCCGCCGCCCGGCTGCGCCACCCCGGCATCGTCACGGTCCACGACCTGGTCGTCTCCGAGGACGGCCAGCCGTGGATCGTCATGGAGCTCGTGCCGGGGCTCTCCCTGGCCGACCTCCTCGCGCGCGAGGGCACGCTGGCACCGGATCGCGCGGCGGCGCTCGGCCTCCAGATCCTCGACGCTCTGGTGGCGGCGCACCAGGCCGGGATCGTCCACCGCGACCTCAAGCCCGCCAACGTGCTGCTGGAGGGCGAACGGGCCCTGCTGACCGACTTCGGGATCGCCGCGGTGGAGGGCGAGACCGCGCTCACCCGCTCGGGCGCGCTGCTGGGCACACCGGCGTTCATGGCGCCCGAGCAGGTGCGCGGGCAGCCCGCCACCGCCGCCACGGACCTGTGGGCGCTCGGTGCGACGCTGTACAGCGCGGTCGAGGGCCGTCCGCCCTTCGCCGGCGCCGCCACCGGCGCCGTCCTGGTGGCCATCGCCACGGAGGCCCCCTCCCCGATGAGGAACGCGGGCCCGCTCCAGCCCGTGGTGGAGGGGCTGCTCCACAAGGACCCGGCCGGACGTCCGGACGCCGCCGCTCTCCGGGCCGCGCTGAGCCGCGTCGCCTCCACCCGGCCGGGACCGGCCGCGGAGGCGCCGCCGACTCGTCCGCTTCCACCGCACGGACCCGCCGCGTCCCCTCCCGCGCCGCCGTCACCGGCGCCCGGCCGTCCCAAACGCGCGGTCCTGATCGCTGTGGCACTGCTCGCGGTGCTCGTCGTCGCGGGCACCGGCCTCGCCTTCGCCATGCGACGCGACTCCGCCTACGAGGCGAACAGGAAGGACGCGGCGGCCATCGGAGCGCCCACCGGGTTCACCCTGAAGAAGGAGCAGAAGGTCGACGCGGGCCGGGTCCGCCGCACCTATTCGGGCTGCCCGCGGTTCTGCGGCGGTTCCGCATCGGACCTCGGGCCGACCGTCCAGGTGGTCGCCCGCTGGCTGACCAGGGTCCGCTCCGTCTCCAGCGTCGGCCAGCCGGTCGCGCAGGCGAACGGGTCGGTCTGGACGATGGCCGTCGCGACCGACACCGCTCCCAAGATCTCCAACGTGCGGGTCCTCGCGGTCGGGGATCCGCGGCGGGACGTCCTCCTGCAGCTCGAGGTCGGGTGA
- a CDS encoding NADPH-dependent FMN reductase yields MTKAPLRVAIIIGSTREGRFGPTVGTWFAEQARQRDDLAVDVVDVADEPPPAALGAPPSEGFASVTRTLHEADAYVVVTCEYNHSFPGTLKNLIDTHFHEWRAKPVSFVSYGGLAGGLRSVEHLRGVFAELHAVTVRDTVSFHHPWNWFGDDGRPNDPEGASGAAKGMLDQLAWWGNALRDARAVRPYGG; encoded by the coding sequence ATGACCAAGGCACCGCTGCGCGTCGCGATCATCATCGGGAGCACGCGGGAGGGACGGTTCGGGCCGACCGTGGGGACCTGGTTCGCCGAGCAGGCCCGGCAGCGCGACGACCTGGCCGTCGACGTGGTCGACGTGGCGGACGAGCCGCCGCCCGCCGCGCTGGGGGCGCCGCCGTCCGAGGGGTTCGCGAGCGTGACCCGGACGCTGCACGAGGCCGACGCCTACGTCGTGGTGACTTGCGAGTACAACCACAGCTTCCCCGGCACGCTGAAGAACCTGATCGACACCCACTTCCACGAGTGGCGGGCCAAGCCCGTCTCGTTCGTGTCGTACGGCGGGCTGGCGGGCGGGCTGCGGTCCGTCGAGCACCTGCGGGGCGTCTTCGCCGAACTGCACGCCGTGACCGTCCGCGACACCGTCAGCTTCCACCACCCGTGGAACTGGTTCGGGGACGACGGCCGGCCGAACGACCCCGAGGGGGCGTCGGGGGCGGCCAAGGGGATGCTCGACCAGCTCGCCTGGTGGGGGAACGCGCTGCGCGACGCCCGGGCCGTCCGCCCGTACGGGGGCTGA
- a CDS encoding MDR family NADP-dependent oxidoreductase, protein MPRTSRAVKLAALPDGLPGPEHFSVVDVPVPVPADGEVLVRNRYFQVFPSLRTLIGGGVKGTPFPPLRPGDTLFGAAVGEVVAAPGVAGLRPGDLVRHWLGWREHAVMPAGQCAPLDGTLPDPAAHLGQAGVAYTALARDARVRPGDTVFVSGGGGGVGSLAGQIARLLGADRVVGSTGSPDKAARLVSELGYDAAVVRGGRPIAEQLAEAAPGGIDVLVDNVGGEQLQAAITAARPGARFVLVGTLAGQLAPDRSGTTAPVEIDTFQLIAKRIEMRGFGGLDDAGPRPEWTERVGAWLRSGDLTFPHVRVAGIEHAPRALQELIGGRHLGAVIVEL, encoded by the coding sequence ATGCCCCGAACCTCGCGCGCGGTCAAGCTCGCCGCCCTCCCCGACGGGCTGCCCGGGCCGGAGCATTTCAGCGTCGTGGACGTGCCGGTACCGGTGCCGGCGGACGGGGAGGTGCTGGTCCGCAACCGCTACTTCCAGGTCTTCCCCTCGCTGCGCACCCTGATCGGCGGTGGCGTGAAGGGCACTCCCTTCCCGCCGCTGCGTCCGGGCGACACCCTGTTCGGAGCGGCGGTCGGCGAGGTCGTCGCGGCGCCCGGGGTCGCCGGGCTCCGTCCCGGCGACCTCGTCCGGCACTGGCTGGGGTGGCGCGAGCACGCCGTCATGCCCGCCGGCCAGTGCGCGCCGCTGGACGGCACGCTGCCCGATCCGGCCGCGCACCTCGGCCAGGCGGGCGTCGCGTACACGGCGCTGGCCCGGGACGCGCGGGTCCGCCCCGGCGACACCGTGTTCGTCTCCGGCGGCGGGGGCGGGGTCGGCTCGCTGGCCGGTCAGATCGCCCGCCTGCTCGGCGCGGACCGCGTGGTCGGCAGCACCGGCTCGCCGGACAAGGCCGCCCGCCTGGTGTCCGAACTGGGATACGACGCGGCGGTGGTCCGGGGCGGGCGGCCCATCGCCGAGCAGCTGGCGGAGGCCGCGCCCGGCGGGATCGACGTCCTCGTGGACAACGTCGGCGGCGAGCAGCTCCAGGCCGCGATCACCGCTGCCAGGCCCGGCGCGCGGTTCGTCCTCGTCGGGACGCTGGCCGGGCAGCTCGCACCGGACCGCTCCGGCACCACCGCCCCGGTCGAGATCGACACGTTCCAGCTCATCGCCAAGCGCATCGAGATGCGCGGTTTCGGCGGGCTGGACGACGCCGGTCCTCGCCCCGAATGGACCGAGCGCGTCGGGGCCTGGCTGCGCTCGGGCGACCTCACCTTCCCGCACGTGCGCGTCGCGGGCATCGAGCACGCCCCGCGGGCGTTGCAGGAACTGATCGGCGGACGGCACCTGGGAGCCGTCATCGTCGAGCTGTGA
- a CDS encoding CGNR zinc finger domain-containing protein: MKVDPSAFRLDCGATWLNLLATRGQAFGARSVERLPDPGRFAEWLDLCELAPVRPPDRHDLDRALLLRELLRPIALATVDGRPPDEDDVRGLAGYLAEEDPVDLSAGVRITRSAPPTAAAALGRVARQAVDHLTGPARSDLKVCPEDDCRGVFVDTAGRRRWCPSPACASRGRVRALRARRAAEAKSRNA, translated from the coding sequence ATGAAGGTTGATCCGTCGGCGTTCCGGCTCGACTGCGGCGCGACCTGGCTGAACCTGCTCGCTACGCGCGGCCAGGCCTTCGGCGCGCGGTCGGTCGAGCGCCTTCCCGATCCCGGCCGGTTCGCCGAGTGGCTGGACCTCTGCGAGCTCGCCCCCGTCCGGCCGCCCGACCGGCACGACCTTGACCGGGCCCTTCTCCTGCGCGAGCTGCTGCGTCCGATCGCCCTCGCGACCGTGGACGGACGCCCGCCGGACGAGGACGACGTGCGTGGCCTCGCCGGCTACCTCGCCGAGGAGGACCCGGTCGACCTCTCGGCCGGAGTGCGGATCACCAGGTCCGCGCCCCCGACCGCCGCGGCGGCGCTGGGGCGCGTCGCGCGGCAGGCCGTCGACCACCTGACCGGACCCGCGCGGAGCGACCTCAAGGTCTGCCCCGAGGACGACTGCCGCGGCGTCTTCGTCGACACGGCCGGTCGCCGCCGCTGGTGCCCGTCCCCCGCCTGCGCCAGCCGCGGCCGGGTGCGCGCCCTGCGTGCGCGCCGCGCGGCCGAGGCGAAATCCCGGAACGCCTAG
- a CDS encoding SDR family NAD(P)-dependent oxidoreductase: MDLRLAGRVAIVTGASKGIGAAVTRTLLDEGARVVAVSRKPGGELDALAGPNLLHVPADLMDADAPAQVVARAVEEFGRLDVLVNNAGGPPPGATLPRFGFLTPSDDDWREMFEFNLFAVVRAVRAAMPHLLESDAASIVNVSSGNGRRPGPMNFDYNAAKAALNNLTKGLSEEFAPQGVRVNSVSPGPVRTPWWTDEGGAADIIAGATGSDRDAVLDGGAAEMMSLTTGRLATPQEVADVVVLLASPRSASTTGADFAVDSGFLKEV; this comes from the coding sequence ATGGACCTGCGGCTTGCCGGACGCGTCGCGATCGTCACCGGGGCGTCGAAGGGGATCGGGGCGGCCGTCACGCGGACGCTGCTGGACGAGGGCGCCCGCGTCGTCGCCGTGTCCCGCAAGCCAGGCGGGGAGCTGGACGCGCTCGCCGGGCCGAACCTGCTGCACGTGCCCGCCGACCTGATGGACGCCGATGCCCCGGCGCAGGTCGTCGCGCGGGCCGTGGAGGAGTTCGGCCGGCTCGACGTCCTGGTCAACAACGCGGGCGGGCCGCCGCCCGGCGCGACGCTGCCCCGGTTCGGGTTCCTGACCCCGTCGGACGACGACTGGCGCGAGATGTTCGAGTTCAACCTGTTCGCCGTGGTCCGCGCGGTGCGTGCGGCGATGCCGCACCTGCTGGAGAGCGACGCGGCGTCGATCGTGAACGTCTCGTCGGGCAACGGACGGCGCCCCGGGCCGATGAACTTCGACTACAACGCGGCCAAGGCGGCGCTGAACAACCTGACGAAGGGGCTGTCGGAGGAGTTCGCGCCGCAGGGCGTCCGCGTCAACTCGGTGTCGCCGGGCCCGGTCCGGACGCCGTGGTGGACGGACGAGGGCGGCGCCGCCGACATCATCGCCGGGGCCACCGGCTCCGACCGCGACGCGGTGCTGGACGGCGGCGCGGCCGAGATGATGAGCCTCACGACGGGCCGTCTCGCGACGCCGCAGGAGGTCGCGGACGTGGTCGTGCTGCTGGCCTCGCCGCGGTCGGCGAGCACGACCGGGGCCGACTTCGCCGTCGACTCCGGCTTCCTCAAGGAGGTCTGA
- a CDS encoding YoaK family protein, producing the protein MPSLLVLLTIMTGLVDSVSFLELGNVFVANMTGNIIFLGLGLGGSGTEIMLTAVSTGFFCVGAVVGGRVTFTRPAHRGRLLGAATAAQAVALAAAAVIVATLGHRPDSGRLATIAVLAVSMGWQYAIVRRLEVPDLRTVVVTTTLTALVGERGQHRAALARRGLSIAALLLGAAIGALLIRHVSVSAPLWCAAVLLAVVAVASFLAARRPDARNWA; encoded by the coding sequence TTGCCGTCCTTGCTCGTGCTGCTCACGATCATGACCGGGCTGGTGGACTCGGTCAGTTTCCTGGAGCTCGGCAACGTCTTCGTCGCGAACATGACCGGGAACATCATCTTTCTCGGGCTGGGGCTGGGCGGCAGCGGGACGGAGATCATGCTGACCGCGGTGTCGACCGGCTTCTTCTGCGTCGGCGCGGTCGTGGGCGGTCGCGTCACCTTCACCCGGCCGGCGCACCGGGGCCGGCTGCTGGGCGCGGCCACCGCGGCGCAGGCGGTCGCGCTCGCCGCCGCCGCCGTGATCGTGGCGACCCTCGGTCACCGCCCCGACTCCGGCCGCCTCGCGACGATCGCCGTCCTCGCCGTCTCGATGGGCTGGCAGTACGCGATCGTCCGGCGGCTGGAGGTGCCCGACCTCAGGACGGTCGTGGTCACCACGACCCTCACCGCGCTGGTCGGCGAGCGCGGGCAGCACCGTGCGGCCCTCGCGCGCAGGGGCCTCTCGATCGCCGCTCTGCTGCTGGGCGCGGCCATCGGCGCCCTGCTCATCCGGCACGTCTCGGTGTCGGCTCCCCTGTGGTGCGCGGCCGTCCTGCTGGCGGTCGTCGCCGTCGCGTCCTTCCTCGCCGCGCGGCGGCCGGACGCCCGGAACTGGGCCTGA
- a CDS encoding phosphotriesterase family protein produces the protein MRIRTVLGDIAPGDLGVCDAHDHLFIRSPRLPGEELDDPAAAAAQLRAFARLGGGAVAQWTPHGMGRRIDDLADVSRATGVHVIAATGLHHAAHYDADLLERLQPDTLFADELTRGRAGMIKVATAFHGLDAHARRVMTAAAAASNATGAPIGVHLEQGTSALDVLDLLCGALGVPPDRVILGHLNRSPDSWVHRRAAESGAYLAFDGPSRTHHATDWHLFASLAALAEAGHTDRLLLGGDTTTASARAELGIPHVLRALRPRVERQLGREAATAIFTTNPARAFAAPWP, from the coding sequence GTGAGGATCAGGACGGTCCTCGGCGACATCGCCCCCGGCGACCTCGGCGTCTGCGACGCCCACGACCACCTCTTCATCCGCTCGCCCCGGCTGCCGGGCGAGGAGCTCGACGACCCCGCCGCGGCCGCCGCCCAGCTGCGCGCCTTCGCCCGGCTCGGCGGCGGCGCGGTCGCCCAGTGGACCCCCCACGGGATGGGGCGCCGCATCGACGACCTCGCGGACGTCTCGCGCGCCACCGGCGTCCACGTCATCGCCGCCACCGGCCTGCACCATGCCGCCCACTACGACGCCGACCTGCTGGAACGCCTCCAACCGGACACCCTCTTCGCCGACGAGCTGACCCGCGGCCGGGCGGGCATGATCAAGGTCGCCACGGCCTTCCACGGCCTGGACGCCCACGCCCGGCGCGTCATGACCGCGGCGGCCGCTGCGTCGAACGCGACCGGCGCCCCCATCGGGGTCCACCTGGAGCAGGGGACGTCCGCCCTCGACGTCCTCGACCTGCTCTGCGGGGCCCTCGGCGTCCCGCCGGACCGGGTGATCCTCGGTCACCTCAACCGCTCTCCCGATTCGTGGGTCCACCGCCGCGCCGCGGAATCGGGCGCCTACCTGGCGTTCGACGGCCCGTCCCGCACCCATCACGCCACCGACTGGCACCTGTTCGCCTCCCTCGCCGCGCTCGCGGAAGCCGGCCACACCGACCGGCTCCTGCTCGGAGGCGACACGACGACGGCGAGCGCACGCGCGGAACTGGGCATCCCCCACGTACTGCGCGCCCTGCGCCCGCGCGTCGAACGGCAACTGGGCCGCGAGGCGGCGACGGCCATCTTCACCACGAACCCGGCCAGAGCGTTCGCCGCCCCCTGGCCCTAA
- a CDS encoding MerR family transcriptional regulator, with amino-acid sequence MRIGDAAAAAGTTPRALRFYEQRGLLPPPSRTASGQRRYGPREVARVLTIRRLLSLGLTIEDVRGCADRLDLLDGDALPPYGGPGCTRSTGVARRRLAVLDAEIARLTELRDALAARIGDAADEPPPAAPGAPPPRRTPPRASDLEQPTNP; translated from the coding sequence ATGCGGATCGGCGACGCCGCCGCGGCGGCGGGGACCACCCCGCGAGCACTGCGGTTCTACGAGCAGCGCGGCCTCCTGCCCCCGCCGTCCCGCACCGCCAGTGGGCAGCGCCGGTACGGCCCCCGCGAGGTGGCCCGCGTGCTGACCATCCGCCGGCTGCTGTCGCTGGGCCTGACCATCGAGGACGTCCGCGGCTGCGCGGACCGGCTCGACCTGCTGGACGGCGACGCGCTCCCGCCCTACGGCGGCCCCGGCTGCACGCGGAGCACCGGGGTCGCCCGGCGCCGCCTCGCCGTCCTCGACGCCGAGATCGCCCGCCTGACGGAACTGCGCGACGCGCTCGCCGCCCGGATCGGCGACGCGGCGGACGAGCCGCCGCCCGCCGCGCCGGGGGCACCGCCGCCGCGACGGACACCGCCGCGTGCCTCAGATCTCGAACAGCCGACGAATCCCTGA